The Toxorhynchites rutilus septentrionalis strain SRP chromosome 3, ASM2978413v1, whole genome shotgun sequence genome includes a region encoding these proteins:
- the LOC129779590 gene encoding uncharacterized protein LOC129779590: protein MQLGADAQQNFCTQLSSHSLSTHALRRMSTLRNTDEMFGCQHRSYGGFTLGRSIAIDGFIHVKIGVNGFKLKEAKYTELEQLHRSQETRKFYQKLNVSRKGFVPRAKMCRDKNGSTLTDNREVAERWKQPVAAAH from the exons atgcaactcggtgctgatgcgcaacaaaatttttgtacccagttgagctcgcACTCCTTGAGCACACATGCGCTCAgacgaatgagcacgctccgaaacacagatgaaatgtttggttgtcagcaccgttcttatggcgggtttacattagggagatctatagctatagatggatttattcacgtgaaaataggtgtaaacgg TTTTAAGCTGAAGGAGGCGAAGTATACAGAGTTGGAGCAGCTGCATCGATCTCAAGAAACACGAAAGTTTTATCAGAAGCTCAACGTATCCCGCAAAGGCTTTGTGCCACGAGCCAAAATGTGTCGGGATAAGAATGGGAGTACTCTGACGGACAATCGTGAAGTGGCGGAAAGGTGGAAGCAACCTGTTGCGGCAGCTCAttag